In the genome of Vanacampus margaritifer isolate UIUO_Vmar chromosome 1, RoL_Vmar_1.0, whole genome shotgun sequence, one region contains:
- the rpl31 gene encoding large ribosomal subunit protein eL31, whose protein sequence is MAPNKKGEKKKGRSAINEVVTREYTINIHKRIHGVGFKRRAPRAIKEIRKFAVKEMGTPDVRIDTRLNKAVWSKGVRNVPYRLRVRLSRKRNEDEDSPNKLYTLVTYVPVTTCKGLQTVNVDEN, encoded by the exons ATGGCCCCGAACAAGAAAGGTGAAAAGAAGAAAGGACGTTCGGCCATAAACGAGGTGGTGACCAGAGAGTACACCATCAATATCCACAAGCGTATCCATGGAGT ggggttCAAAAGAAGGGCTCCCCGTGCCATCAAAGAAATCCGCAAGTTTGCGGTGAAGGAGATGGGTACCCCTGATGTCCGCATTGACACGCGCCTTAACAAGGCAGTATGGAGCAAGGGGGTCCG GAACGTTCCATACAGACTGCGTGTTCGCCTGTCAAGAAAAAGGAACGAAGACGAGGATTCCCCTAATAAACTATACACGTTGGTGACATATGTACCTGTCACAACATGCAAAG GTCTGCAGACAGTCAATGTTGACGAAAATTAA